Proteins from a genomic interval of Candidatus Nanosynbacter sp. HMT-352:
- the mnmA gene encoding tRNA 2-thiouridine(34) synthase MnmA — MSKKVFVGMSGGVDSSVAAALLVEQGYDVTGVYMKNWSEDLPGMHCPWAEDVADAKRVAVGLGIDFRVFDFQKEYKQNVVDYMIREYQAGRTPNPDIMCNQEVKFKIFLEASLAAGADYIATGHYARVAHESSSSAKLLRARDDNKDQTYFLYRVTSEALSKTIFPLGDFTKAEVREMAKERGLWTASKKESMGICFVGQVGIREFLSEYVKTAPGNIIDQQTGSVVGKHDGAIFYTLGQRHGLNVGGGLPYYVVGKDMEKNEVYVSRSIDNESLWRKELRLADIRWINQAPYKDKNVQVRLRHRGALFDAKIDGDIVHLSASERAVAAGQSAVIYDGDECLGGGIVKTD, encoded by the coding sequence ATGAGTAAGAAAGTTTTTGTTGGAATGTCGGGCGGTGTGGATTCCTCCGTGGCCGCGGCACTTTTGGTTGAGCAGGGTTACGATGTAACGGGTGTTTATATGAAAAACTGGTCGGAAGATCTGCCTGGAATGCATTGTCCGTGGGCGGAAGATGTTGCTGACGCCAAGCGTGTGGCGGTTGGCTTGGGCATTGATTTTCGAGTTTTTGATTTCCAGAAAGAATATAAGCAAAACGTTGTCGATTACATGATCCGCGAATATCAAGCGGGTCGCACGCCAAACCCAGATATTATGTGTAATCAAGAAGTGAAGTTTAAGATATTTTTGGAGGCCTCGTTGGCGGCTGGAGCGGATTATATCGCGACAGGGCATTATGCGCGTGTTGCTCATGAATCGTCTTCGTCGGCTAAATTGTTACGCGCTCGTGATGACAATAAAGACCAAACCTACTTCTTATATCGAGTGACTTCGGAAGCTTTGTCAAAAACCATATTTCCGCTGGGCGATTTCACTAAGGCGGAAGTTCGCGAAATGGCGAAAGAGCGTGGTTTGTGGACGGCTAGTAAAAAGGAATCGATGGGAATTTGTTTTGTCGGGCAAGTTGGAATTCGCGAGTTTTTGTCGGAATATGTTAAAACTGCGCCAGGAAATATTATTGATCAGCAGACGGGATCTGTTGTCGGTAAACATGACGGCGCAATTTTCTATACGCTTGGTCAGCGTCATGGTTTGAATGTAGGTGGCGGACTGCCTTATTATGTTGTGGGCAAGGATATGGAGAAAAATGAGGTTTACGTGTCACGCTCGATTGACAATGAAAGTTTGTGGCGAAAAGAACTTAGGCTGGCGGATATTCGTTGGATTAATCAAGCGCCGTATAAAGATAAGAATGTGCAAGTCCGGTTGCGTCATCGAGGCGCTTTATTCGACGCAAAAATTGACGGAGATATTGTGCATCTTTCTGCTTCGGAGCGTGCCGTAGCTGCGGGTCAATCTGCGGTAATATATGACGGCGATGAATGTTTGGGTGGCGGAATCGTGAAAACAGATTGA
- the rpsP gene encoding 30S ribosomal protein S16, with the protein MLAIRLQRLGRKGYPVYRLAVQEAHRHPSSGRVVAYVGSYNPHTKESNIQVELAQKYLDNGAQPTPRVVKLLKEAGVKLPKWVKEVSADKHKAIRNPEKLRKNQPKEEPAEEVAE; encoded by the coding sequence ATGCTAGCAATTCGTTTGCAACGTTTGGGTCGCAAAGGTTATCCAGTATATCGCTTGGCGGTACAAGAAGCACATCGTCATCCATCAAGCGGTCGTGTAGTCGCTTATGTCGGTAGCTACAACCCGCACACTAAAGAATCAAATATCCAAGTTGAATTGGCTCAGAAATATTTGGACAATGGCGCACAGCCAACACCACGCGTAGTTAAGTTATTGAAAGAAGCTGGCGTTAAGTTGCCAAAGTGGGTTAAGGAAGTCTCAGCTGACAAGCACAAAGCCATCCGCAATCCAGAAAAACTTCGCAAGAATCAACCGAAAGAAGAACCAGCTGAAGAAGTAGCTGAATAA
- a CDS encoding alanine--tRNA ligase, with product MNAQKIRSKYLEFYKKQGHAVVERAPLILTNDPTTLFTGAGMQPMIPYLLGETHPEGKRIADSQTCLRAQDIDDIGDNRHTTFFEMLGNWSLGDYFKEEQIGWMWTFLTEEIGLDPQRLYVTCFIGAPEYNIEKDVEAAKLWQKKFAEKGIDAKMADIGSEEQGAARGVNPGERIFFYDGSKNWWSRNGGPETTPVGDPCGPDSEMFYEFDFIEHDPKFGENCHPNCDCGRFMEIGNNVFMAYKKVAEGQFEPLDKPNIDHGSGLERIAAAVNNDPDVFKISLLWPIIEKLQDLSGKDYASHTESMRVIADHLRAATFMAVDGCVPSNKEQGYVMRRLLRRAIRYSFDLGIEQNFLQEVVPTIADLYEADFPEVKNNRDNIIAVLVKEEKAFRQTLRKGLRQMQRYIDDGLTGEELFTLYDTFGFPVELSTEEAYKQGIKLSDNWREEFTAKMNEQRQRSKTARKGQFSGGLEGRDPIHLKYHTATHLLGAALRKVLNAPDLQQHGSNITADRLRFDFNHDKLTPEEKQAVEDQVNAWIDEDLPVSFAVYPTDEALSMGAIGAFGERYGDEVKVYSIGKDGNIVSFEVCGGPHVEHTGVLSEDGKRFKITKEESSSAGIRRIKAVLR from the coding sequence ATGAATGCCCAAAAAATACGTAGCAAATATCTTGAATTTTATAAAAAACAAGGTCACGCCGTCGTTGAGCGTGCGCCGTTGATTTTAACTAATGACCCGACGACTTTATTTACGGGCGCCGGAATGCAGCCGATGATTCCGTACTTGCTTGGTGAGACGCATCCTGAAGGTAAGAGAATTGCTGATTCTCAAACGTGTTTGCGAGCGCAGGACATCGACGACATTGGCGACAATCGTCATACGACATTTTTTGAGATGCTTGGAAACTGGAGTTTGGGCGACTATTTTAAGGAAGAGCAAATTGGCTGGATGTGGACGTTTTTGACTGAGGAAATTGGTCTTGACCCGCAGAGATTGTACGTAACGTGTTTTATTGGCGCACCGGAATATAATATCGAGAAAGATGTTGAAGCGGCTAAACTGTGGCAGAAAAAGTTTGCAGAAAAGGGCATCGATGCGAAGATGGCAGACATCGGCAGTGAAGAGCAGGGCGCAGCGCGTGGTGTAAATCCAGGTGAAAGAATTTTCTTTTATGACGGCAGTAAAAACTGGTGGAGTCGCAATGGCGGTCCAGAAACTACTCCGGTGGGCGACCCGTGTGGTCCGGATAGTGAGATGTTTTATGAGTTTGATTTCATTGAGCATGATCCAAAATTTGGTGAAAATTGTCATCCGAACTGTGATTGTGGTCGATTTATGGAGATTGGCAATAACGTATTTATGGCATATAAAAAAGTTGCTGAGGGGCAATTTGAGCCGCTCGATAAGCCAAATATTGACCATGGATCTGGACTTGAGCGAATCGCGGCTGCAGTAAATAATGATCCTGACGTCTTTAAGATTAGCTTGCTTTGGCCGATTATTGAAAAGCTACAAGATCTGAGCGGCAAAGATTATGCTTCACATACCGAAAGTATGCGAGTGATTGCCGATCATTTGAGGGCTGCGACGTTTATGGCGGTTGATGGGTGCGTGCCAAGTAATAAAGAGCAGGGCTATGTGATGCGTCGTTTGCTCCGTCGAGCAATTCGCTATAGTTTTGATTTGGGAATCGAGCAGAATTTCCTGCAAGAAGTTGTGCCGACGATTGCTGATTTGTACGAAGCTGATTTTCCAGAGGTGAAGAATAATCGCGACAATATCATCGCCGTGCTAGTCAAGGAAGAAAAAGCTTTTCGCCAGACTCTAAGAAAAGGCTTGCGACAAATGCAGCGCTACATTGACGATGGCTTGACTGGTGAAGAATTGTTCACTTTGTACGACACTTTCGGCTTCCCAGTGGAACTCAGTACGGAAGAGGCATATAAACAAGGAATTAAGCTTTCGGACAATTGGCGCGAGGAATTTACCGCGAAAATGAATGAGCAGCGACAGCGCTCTAAGACGGCTCGCAAGGGGCAGTTTAGTGGCGGCCTGGAGGGCCGCGATCCGATCCATCTCAAATATCACACAGCAACACATTTATTGGGCGCGGCGTTACGTAAGGTTTTGAATGCCCCAGATTTACAGCAGCACGGAAGCAATATTACTGCTGATCGATTGCGTTTTGATTTTAATCACGATAAATTGACGCCAGAAGAAAAGCAGGCGGTCGAAGATCAGGTTAATGCTTGGATTGATGAAGATTTGCCAGTTAGTTTTGCTGTATATCCGACCGATGAGGCATTGAGTATGGGCGCAATTGGCGCGTTCGGCGAGCGTTACGGCGACGAAGTTAAGGTTTATTCCATTGGCAAGGATGGTAACATTGTTAGCTTTGAAGTTTGCGGTGGCCCACACGTCGAACACACTGGAGTTTTGTCTGAAGATGGCAAGCGATTCAAAATCACCAAAGAAGAATCTAGTTCGGCTGGAATTCGTCGAATCAAGGCTGTTTTAAGATAG
- a CDS encoding cell division FtsA domain-containing protein: MALKDMLKKSDKDSRELLVSLDIGTEVVKALIAEVKDDELKIIGVGRKQQEMGDMHSGAIADIAGVVANCEEALSEAEDQAGVQGKRVVIGIAGELVKGVTNTIRYRRPQPNKPLDIAEMEFIIEKVQERAQGKAQAQIALETGNEDVEVKLVNSALVSIHIDGYKVSNPISFQGRDVAVQIYTAFAPMVHIGALEKVADELALDLVAVAAEPFAVSRSVLGSDTDSNFTAILADIGGGTTDIAVVNDGGVEGTKMFGIGGRSFTRTIAADLDLSFKDAEKLKLNIDNENLKPSVKKKVDAAIDKTLEVWLSGVELALSDFDNVDYLPNRILLCGGGSSLQKITEALKTRRWPEDLPFTKKPVVQYINPSDITGIVDETGDISDHTFVTAMGLLRVGYDTIIGSQDGNSLVEKVNRLLKI; this comes from the coding sequence ATGGCATTGAAAGACATGTTGAAGAAGTCTGATAAAGATAGTCGCGAACTATTGGTTAGCTTAGATATTGGTACGGAGGTGGTTAAGGCTTTAATCGCTGAAGTTAAAGATGACGAACTGAAGATTATTGGTGTTGGTCGAAAACAGCAGGAAATGGGCGATATGCACAGCGGTGCAATTGCTGATATTGCTGGGGTTGTGGCGAATTGCGAAGAGGCTCTGTCTGAGGCTGAGGATCAAGCTGGCGTTCAGGGTAAGCGGGTTGTTATTGGCATCGCGGGCGAATTAGTTAAGGGTGTTACGAACACTATTCGCTATCGCAGGCCGCAGCCAAATAAGCCATTAGACATTGCTGAGATGGAATTTATTATTGAGAAAGTCCAGGAGCGAGCCCAGGGAAAAGCTCAGGCTCAAATTGCGCTGGAAACTGGCAATGAGGATGTTGAAGTTAAGCTAGTTAACTCGGCGCTGGTGAGTATTCATATTGATGGCTATAAAGTTTCGAATCCGATTAGTTTTCAGGGGCGAGATGTAGCGGTGCAGATTTACACGGCGTTTGCTCCGATGGTTCATATCGGCGCGTTAGAGAAGGTTGCGGACGAGCTCGCGCTGGATTTAGTGGCTGTGGCTGCTGAGCCATTTGCGGTGAGTAGGAGCGTTTTGGGATCGGATACGGATAGCAATTTCACGGCGATTCTAGCAGACATTGGTGGTGGCACGACGGATATTGCAGTTGTTAATGACGGCGGAGTCGAAGGTACGAAGATGTTTGGCATTGGTGGACGAAGTTTCACTAGGACTATTGCGGCTGACCTGGATTTAAGCTTCAAAGATGCAGAAAAGTTGAAGCTGAATATTGATAATGAGAATTTGAAGCCTAGTGTAAAGAAAAAAGTTGACGCGGCGATCGACAAGACTTTGGAAGTTTGGCTATCAGGTGTTGAATTGGCGCTGAGCGATTTTGATAATGTCGATTATTTGCCGAATAGGATTTTACTGTGTGGCGGCGGATCGAGCTTGCAAAAAATTACCGAAGCTCTAAAAACTCGACGCTGGCCAGAAGACCTACCTTTTACTAAGAAACCAGTAGTTCAATATATCAATCCAAGTGATATTACAGGAATAGTTGACGAAACTGGAGATATTAGCGATCACACATTTGTAACTGCAATGGGCTTGTTGCGAGTTGGATATGATACAATTATCGGTAGTCAAGACGGTAATAGTTTAGTTGAAAAAGTAAATAGGTTATTAAAGATTTAA
- the ruvX gene encoding Holliday junction resolvase RuvX, with product MSSKNFLALDVGSRRIGLAMADSQVKIAVPFGWLENNENIVQEITELVLRHDIDTIVVGYPRNQSGEPTKQTEFVEEFVKQFEDIELDTEIVFQDESLTSVQAEQRLGNKIKDKGEIDAEAASIILQDFLEENYENS from the coding sequence ATGTCAAGTAAAAACTTCTTAGCGCTGGATGTTGGATCTCGGCGAATTGGTTTGGCTATGGCGGATTCGCAAGTGAAGATCGCTGTGCCGTTTGGTTGGTTGGAGAATAATGAAAATATCGTCCAGGAAATAACAGAGCTAGTATTGAGGCACGATATTGATACGATCGTAGTGGGCTATCCACGAAATCAATCTGGCGAACCAACAAAGCAGACGGAATTTGTAGAAGAATTTGTTAAGCAATTTGAAGACATTGAGCTTGATACGGAGATTGTTTTTCAAGATGAATCTTTAACGAGCGTGCAGGCTGAGCAGAGATTGGGGAATAAAATTAAAGATAAGGGCGAGATTGATGCGGAGGCTGCTAGCATAATTTTGCAGGACTTTTTGGAGGAGAATTATGAAAATTCGTAA
- the mltG gene encoding endolytic transglycosylase MltG has translation MKIRKQRIWLLVLSIVVAIAGIGTLGATVWYKQMLSPVDVNSRQAFRINIKEGMGSSDIAKTLEDNKIIKNSLAFSIYTRLHNSASKFKAGVYSVKSSQSVDEIINHLTSGKTDEIAITFYPGSTLNKKMKNSDGREVESVLLKAGFSDDQIKKAFAAKYDSPVFAGRPENAGLEGYIYGETFYISPDETAEQVLQRSIDHLEKIVKKYNLEGKFKARGLTLYQGITLASIIQRESIGCGSGVETCEDQRKIASVFYNRLKANMPLGSDVTYQYIADKTGVERSPNLKSPYNTRIQKGLTPGPIASPSLSALNAAADPINSDYLYFLSGDDDTTYFAKTNEEHESNIKTHCQKKCQIS, from the coding sequence ATGAAAATTCGTAAACAACGTATTTGGCTATTAGTGTTGTCAATAGTTGTGGCTATCGCTGGAATCGGCACTCTTGGGGCAACAGTGTGGTACAAGCAGATGCTTTCTCCTGTTGATGTAAATAGTCGGCAAGCTTTCAGGATTAATATTAAAGAAGGTATGGGGTCTAGTGATATTGCCAAAACTTTAGAGGATAATAAAATTATCAAAAACTCTTTAGCATTTTCTATTTACACAAGGCTTCATAACTCAGCGAGTAAGTTCAAGGCTGGCGTTTATTCTGTAAAATCTTCGCAATCTGTCGATGAGATAATTAATCATTTGACCAGCGGTAAAACTGATGAGATTGCTATAACATTTTATCCTGGATCGACTTTGAATAAAAAAATGAAGAATTCTGACGGCAGAGAAGTTGAATCCGTGTTGCTTAAGGCGGGATTCTCGGACGATCAGATAAAAAAGGCATTTGCCGCTAAGTATGACAGTCCAGTTTTTGCGGGTAGACCGGAAAATGCTGGGCTTGAGGGGTATATTTATGGTGAAACATTCTATATTTCCCCGGATGAAACCGCAGAACAGGTTTTACAACGCTCAATTGATCATTTGGAGAAAATTGTTAAGAAATATAATTTAGAGGGTAAATTTAAGGCTCGAGGACTAACTTTGTATCAAGGGATAACTCTAGCATCGATTATCCAGCGCGAGTCGATCGGCTGTGGGTCTGGTGTGGAAACTTGCGAGGATCAGCGTAAGATTGCTAGCGTATTTTACAATCGCCTGAAAGCCAATATGCCGCTTGGCTCTGATGTAACATATCAATATATTGCTGACAAAACAGGGGTAGAGCGCTCGCCAAACCTTAAATCGCCATATAATACACGCATTCAAAAAGGCTTAACTCCTGGACCAATTGCTTCGCCCAGTTTGAGCGCGTTGAATGCCGCTGCTGACCCGATAAACTCTGATTATCTATATTTCCTGAGCGGCGACGATGATACTACGTATTTTGCGAAAACCAACGAAGAGCATGAGTCTAATATCAAGACTCATTGTCAAAAGAAGTGTCAGATTTCTTGA
- a CDS encoding LysM peptidoglycan-binding domain-containing protein: protein MREERQFGRGASGNIGARRTIIRNHFTSLRSKKRKLQSFAIYGGIFLLTISFLVYGNSGSNVSAERSKTLASSETTGVSSVSKSAKSKTTSVDELTAANAVTNLAETAELPSAGDLRESETSLTIKKNLSQNDAEVITKPDIVKPDTSAARGISSYITKEGDTMESIAKKFKISSQTLRWANNTTSDAVEPNKTLVVPLVDGVVYTVKDGDTAQSLAEKYKTSAERVVLYNDIDDGVKLSAGSRIVLPGGELPENERPGYVAPRSRSYGNRYSSSSTTTSASRSWLTASVGNRYAAGNCTWYAYERRLQLGRPIGSFWGHAKAWSASARAAGLVVNNVPAPGAIIQNTWGGYGYGHVGIVERVDGQNIYVSDMNYAGYNIISSRTVPLAEAGRYNFIH, encoded by the coding sequence TTGCGAGAAGAAAGACAATTTGGTAGAGGTGCTAGTGGTAACATTGGCGCAAGGAGAACGATTATTCGTAACCATTTTACATCTCTTCGGAGTAAAAAACGTAAACTGCAATCATTTGCAATCTACGGTGGAATATTTTTATTGACTATATCATTTTTGGTCTACGGCAATAGCGGTAGTAATGTATCTGCTGAAAGATCAAAAACTTTAGCATCATCTGAAACTACTGGTGTCTCGTCGGTGTCTAAGTCTGCTAAGTCTAAAACAACTTCAGTAGATGAATTAACGGCAGCTAATGCTGTGACTAACTTGGCAGAAACGGCAGAATTGCCTTCGGCTGGTGACTTGCGCGAGTCCGAAACTTCACTAACAATTAAGAAGAATCTTTCTCAGAATGATGCAGAAGTTATAACAAAACCTGACATTGTTAAGCCAGACACTTCGGCGGCTCGTGGTATTTCATCTTACATAACCAAAGAGGGTGACACGATGGAGTCTATTGCTAAGAAGTTTAAGATTTCATCTCAGACGCTTCGTTGGGCTAATAATACAACTTCGGACGCTGTAGAGCCGAATAAGACTCTAGTTGTGCCTCTTGTTGACGGTGTTGTTTATACTGTTAAAGACGGCGATACTGCCCAATCTCTAGCAGAAAAGTATAAGACGAGTGCTGAGCGCGTCGTTCTATACAATGACATCGATGACGGCGTTAAGTTGTCTGCTGGCTCTAGGATTGTGTTGCCTGGAGGTGAGCTTCCAGAAAATGAGCGACCTGGTTATGTCGCTCCGCGAAGTAGGTCATATGGCAATCGATATTCTTCGTCGTCGACTACTACGAGCGCGAGTCGAAGCTGGTTGACTGCTTCTGTCGGCAACCGCTATGCAGCGGGTAACTGTACATGGTATGCATACGAGCGTCGTTTGCAGCTTGGTCGTCCAATTGGTAGTTTTTGGGGTCATGCTAAGGCTTGGAGTGCTAGTGCTCGTGCTGCTGGGCTCGTGGTTAACAATGTTCCAGCGCCGGGTGCTATTATACAGAATACTTGGGGCGGCTATGGCTATGGGCACGTCGGTATCGTGGAGCGAGTAGATGGTCAGAATATCTATGTTTCAGATATGAATTATGCGGGCTATAATATTATCTCTTCTCGTACCGTACCGCTTGCTGAGGCTGGTCGCTATAACTTCATTCACTAA
- the obgE gene encoding GTPase ObgE, with protein MFVDIAKVLVRAGRGGNGVVSFRHEKYVDKGGPDGGDGGRGGDIVFLATKDLNTLLNFRYKPELKAEKGGDGGKRNKRGKSGAPLIVKVPMGTLVKRDGMVIADLTEDQQQAVVARGGDGGFGNAHFTSSTRQTPKIAELGEAGEEFEAELELKLLADVGLVGFPNAGKSTFLSVVSNARPEIANYEFTTLTPNLGVADVDDGSILIADIPGLIEGASEGKGLGDQFLRHVERTAVLLHMIDVYSDDPAEKYQAIRRELEKYSESLAERPEIIALTKCEGLDDEIIAMQSTALQKVANGAPVVAISSQTHDGVTEILRMLRDEVTKYREREAEIVDEKEEDLPTISLDDQVVSDAWSVRRVSDAESNEIDDEDEKIEFIVTGAKIEKFARRTNFDQFESVNRLRDIMRKMGITHELLRQGAIGESLIQIGESMPFTLVEQ; from the coding sequence ATGTTTGTAGATATTGCAAAAGTTTTAGTGCGCGCCGGTAGAGGCGGTAATGGTGTAGTCAGTTTTCGTCATGAGAAATACGTCGATAAGGGTGGTCCCGATGGCGGTGATGGCGGTCGTGGTGGTGATATTGTTTTTTTGGCGACGAAAGATCTTAACACGCTTTTGAATTTTAGATATAAACCGGAACTTAAGGCTGAAAAAGGCGGCGATGGCGGAAAACGTAATAAACGAGGAAAAAGTGGTGCGCCGCTAATTGTTAAGGTACCAATGGGTACTCTAGTGAAGCGCGACGGCATGGTAATTGCGGATTTGACCGAAGATCAGCAGCAGGCAGTGGTGGCTCGTGGTGGAGACGGTGGATTTGGAAATGCACACTTTACGTCTAGTACACGCCAAACGCCTAAAATTGCTGAACTTGGTGAGGCTGGCGAGGAATTTGAAGCAGAGTTGGAATTGAAATTATTGGCTGATGTTGGTTTAGTTGGTTTTCCGAACGCTGGTAAGTCGACGTTCCTGAGCGTGGTTTCTAATGCGCGTCCAGAGATTGCTAATTACGAATTTACTACTTTGACGCCGAATTTGGGGGTTGCCGATGTTGACGATGGGTCGATTTTGATCGCTGATATTCCGGGGTTGATTGAAGGTGCATCAGAAGGTAAAGGCTTGGGCGATCAATTTTTGCGTCATGTCGAGCGAACGGCCGTGCTGCTTCATATGATTGATGTGTATAGTGATGATCCGGCAGAGAAATATCAGGCAATTCGTCGCGAGCTGGAAAAATATTCTGAATCATTGGCAGAGCGTCCAGAAATAATAGCACTGACCAAATGCGAAGGCTTGGATGATGAGATTATTGCTATGCAGTCGACTGCCCTTCAAAAAGTAGCTAATGGCGCGCCGGTTGTGGCGATTTCTTCCCAGACGCACGACGGAGTGACTGAGATTTTACGAATGTTGCGTGATGAAGTTACTAAATATCGAGAGCGTGAAGCTGAGATTGTTGATGAAAAAGAGGAAGATTTGCCGACAATTTCGTTGGATGATCAGGTTGTTTCTGACGCTTGGTCTGTAAGGCGAGTTTCTGATGCTGAATCTAATGAGATTGACGATGAAGATGAGAAGATTGAGTTTATTGTTACGGGCGCTAAGATTGAAAAATTTGCTCGTCGCACTAACTTTGACCAATTCGAATCCGTTAATCGCTTGCGAGATATTATGCGAAAAATGGGAATTACTCACGAATTGTTGCGTCAAGGGGCGATTGGTGAAAGCTTGATTCAGATTGGCGAATCTATGCCGTTTACATTGGTCGAGCAATAG
- the sbcB gene encoding exodeoxyribonuclease I, translating into MAQTFFFYDLETSGLNPRQDRIMQFAGQRTDMDLQPIGEPYNILVTLNDDTLPSPDALIVTGITPQKTVEEGYTEAQFARMLSEEIFTPDTIAVGFNNIRFDDEFIRHLFWRNFYDPYEWTWKDGRSRWDLLDVVRLTRALRPEGIEWPIDDKGEPSNRLELITKANGIEHENAHDALADVTALIAVTKLIKQNQPQMYDYLLKMRDKKLVQKLVNVDDKKPFVYASGRYDKEFAKTTVAFPLTTSRNGGVIVYDLRYDPTPFVDLGVEELSAKIFATWEERQAEDFVKLPVKELQYNRCPTVSPLGVLTQGDGWKKISLDAETVQKHQDILLSHPDFAERLRSIFENRPEFKKMTDPEAQLYDGFLDNSDRVRVEAVRNAGERELADFHPDFQDERLSPLLLHYKARSFPNLLSEDELRQWEEWRAEHLQAQLPQFMKSLQRLAPSATDEQQFILQELQLWLESVLPSVDA; encoded by the coding sequence ATGGCGCAAACATTTTTCTTCTACGATCTTGAAACTAGCGGTCTTAATCCCAGGCAAGATCGAATTATGCAATTTGCCGGTCAGCGAACCGATATGGATTTGCAGCCGATTGGTGAACCATACAATATTCTCGTGACACTAAATGACGATACGCTGCCGAGTCCTGATGCGTTGATAGTGACGGGTATAACGCCGCAAAAAACTGTCGAAGAAGGCTATACTGAGGCTCAATTTGCGCGTATGTTAAGCGAGGAAATATTTACGCCTGATACGATTGCTGTTGGATTTAATAATATCCGTTTTGACGACGAGTTTATTCGTCATTTGTTTTGGCGGAATTTTTACGATCCATATGAGTGGACTTGGAAAGACGGTCGATCCAGGTGGGATTTGTTGGACGTGGTGCGCTTAACCAGGGCGCTTCGACCTGAGGGAATTGAGTGGCCAATTGACGATAAAGGCGAGCCGAGCAACCGCTTGGAGCTCATTACGAAAGCTAACGGAATAGAGCATGAAAACGCCCATGACGCGCTGGCGGATGTGACGGCGTTGATTGCTGTGACTAAATTGATTAAGCAGAATCAGCCGCAAATGTACGACTATTTGTTGAAGATGCGCGATAAGAAATTGGTGCAGAAATTGGTGAACGTCGATGATAAGAAACCTTTTGTTTATGCGAGCGGTCGATATGACAAGGAATTCGCCAAAACGACCGTGGCTTTTCCGCTAACCACGAGTCGAAATGGTGGCGTGATTGTTTATGATTTGCGATATGATCCGACGCCATTTGTTGATCTGGGCGTTGAGGAATTGTCGGCGAAGATATTTGCAACGTGGGAAGAAAGGCAAGCTGAGGATTTCGTTAAATTGCCAGTTAAGGAATTGCAATATAATCGTTGCCCGACAGTTTCGCCGCTTGGTGTGTTGACTCAGGGCGATGGCTGGAAGAAGATTTCTCTGGATGCGGAAACTGTACAGAAGCACCAAGATATTTTACTTTCTCATCCAGATTTTGCCGAAAGGTTGCGTAGTATATTTGAGAATAGGCCAGAGTTTAAGAAAATGACCGATCCAGAAGCGCAACTGTATGACGGGTTTTTGGACAATAGTGATCGAGTTCGCGTTGAAGCCGTACGTAATGCTGGCGAGCGCGAATTGGCTGATTTTCATCCGGATTTTCAGGATGAACGATTGTCGCCACTATTGCTGCATTATAAAGCGCGAAGTTTTCCTAATTTGCTGAGCGAAGATGAGTTGCGACAATGGGAAGAATGGCGCGCTGAGCATTTACAGGCGCAACTGCCGCAATTTATGAAATCTCTGCAACGATTAGCGCCTAGCGCGACTGATGAACAGCAGTTTATTTTGCAAGAATTGCAGCTATGGTTGGAATCGGTCTTACCTTCTGTTGACGCCTGA